In the Micromonospora narathiwatensis genome, one interval contains:
- a CDS encoding low temperature requirement protein A, with the protein MGRPASAIIEDVRRVRADGALRPGRLAARFALRPPRRSADETGQRHATWLELFFDLVFVLAMGAVVGRLDHVLVPSLPTLLAAGGLFVVVQFAWAGQVFYDTRYDPDDTQHRLLVLVAVAGAGALTLGVSGAPHSVLLPVGYLVVRGVLLLLYLRARPSSAAAREVATVYLTGFGVGWLIWLASLAVPASVRPAVWAVAMTVELATPWLGLRRLSRSPVDVVHLPERMGQFAIIVLGSALANVLAAVPIHPGPRMAAAAAAAFAIPASVWWVYTTFINTGLALTRLRGGQRYAYLHLPMSTGLLLLGWSLGEVLRQIDANARTIPLALRLILAASLVAWMLCGLGLNWLSARSPGTRRIALTGGGIGAVTAIAVAVPHPFPMLLLVAATLGGYAVLLSRHLVGMAKAS; encoded by the coding sequence GTGGGCCGCCCGGCGTCCGCGATCATCGAGGACGTGCGACGGGTACGCGCCGACGGCGCGCTCCGGCCGGGGCGACTGGCCGCCCGGTTCGCCCTGCGGCCCCCGCGCCGGTCGGCGGACGAAACCGGGCAGCGGCACGCGACCTGGCTCGAGCTCTTCTTCGACCTGGTCTTCGTCCTGGCGATGGGCGCCGTGGTCGGCCGGCTCGATCATGTCCTCGTGCCCAGTCTTCCGACGCTGCTGGCCGCCGGAGGGCTCTTCGTGGTGGTGCAGTTCGCCTGGGCGGGCCAGGTCTTCTACGACACCCGGTACGACCCGGACGACACCCAGCACCGGCTGCTGGTGCTGGTGGCGGTGGCCGGCGCCGGGGCGCTCACCCTGGGCGTGTCCGGGGCGCCGCACTCCGTCCTGCTGCCGGTCGGCTACCTCGTGGTCCGTGGCGTCCTGCTCCTGCTCTACCTCCGGGCCCGGCCGAGCAGTGCGGCGGCCCGCGAGGTGGCCACCGTCTACCTCACCGGTTTCGGCGTGGGCTGGCTGATCTGGCTCGCCTCGCTGGCCGTACCGGCCTCCGTCCGGCCGGCGGTCTGGGCGGTGGCGATGACCGTCGAACTGGCCACGCCCTGGCTGGGGCTGCGCCGGCTCAGCCGGTCTCCGGTCGACGTGGTGCACCTCCCCGAGCGGATGGGCCAGTTCGCCATCATCGTGCTCGGCAGCGCGCTGGCGAACGTGCTCGCCGCGGTACCGATCCACCCCGGGCCGCGGATGGCCGCCGCGGCGGCGGCCGCGTTCGCCATACCCGCGTCCGTCTGGTGGGTCTACACCACCTTCATCAACACCGGGCTGGCGCTGACCCGGCTGCGCGGCGGGCAGCGGTACGCCTACCTGCACCTCCCGATGAGCACCGGGCTGCTGCTGCTCGGCTGGTCGCTCGGGGAGGTGCTCCGGCAGATCGACGCGAACGCCCGGACGATCCCGCTGGCGCTGCGGCTGATTCTGGCCGCCTCGCTGGTGGCGTGGATGCTCTGCGGCCTCGGCCTGAACTGGCTGTCGGCGCGGTCTCCGGGCACCCGTCGGATCGCCCTGACCGGCGGCGGGATCGGGGCGGTCACCGCGATCGCCGTCGCGGTGCCCCACCCGTTCCCCATGCTGCTGCTGGTCGCCGCGACGCTCGGCGGGTACGCGGTGCTGCTCTCCCGGCACCTCGTCGGCATGGCGAAGGCGTCGTGA
- a CDS encoding helix-turn-helix transcriptional regulator encodes MSETVHNRIAVLRTERGVSRRQLADALGVHYQTVGYLERGEFRPSLHLALRIAAYFEVPVEVVFSIEPFPRIGDGAGVGRST; translated from the coding sequence ATGAGTGAGACCGTGCACAATCGGATCGCCGTGCTGCGCACCGAGCGGGGCGTCTCGCGGCGGCAGCTCGCCGACGCGCTGGGCGTGCACTACCAGACGGTCGGCTACCTGGAACGGGGCGAGTTCCGGCCCAGCCTGCACCTCGCGCTGCGGATCGCCGCGTACTTCGAGGTGCCGGTCGAGGTGGTCTTCTCCATCGAGCCGTTCCCGCGGATCGGGGACGGCGCGGGGGTGGGCCGGTCGACCTGA
- a CDS encoding ABC transporter permease, producing MSPTMAAVRAGVRRGGIELRNTFSNVQDLWNYFFPTVALLVTMFFMRGATVPGTSFSLGARTLPSALGMGLAFGGLLGLSQQLIVDREDGTLLRAKATPNGMLGYLVGKIVLLSTVSLIGLVLQLTPALFFLDGIRLTDGGTWFTMAWVVPLGLVATLPLGAVIGSLIENPRNMGLVVLPIFGLIALSGIFYPINGYPGWLQAVAQAFPIYWLGLGMRSALLPDGMAAVELGGSWRHLETFGVLGLWAVLGLTLAPVVLRRMARRESGSRVAARREKAMQRVV from the coding sequence ATGAGCCCGACAATGGCGGCCGTCCGGGCCGGTGTCCGGCGCGGCGGGATCGAACTGCGTAACACCTTCAGCAACGTGCAGGACCTGTGGAACTACTTCTTCCCGACCGTGGCCCTGCTGGTCACCATGTTCTTCATGCGCGGGGCCACCGTGCCCGGCACCTCCTTCTCCCTCGGCGCGCGTACGCTGCCCAGCGCGCTCGGCATGGGGCTCGCGTTCGGCGGGCTGCTCGGCCTGTCCCAGCAGCTCATCGTCGACCGGGAGGACGGCACCCTGCTGCGGGCGAAGGCGACGCCGAACGGGATGCTCGGCTACCTGGTCGGCAAGATCGTCCTGCTCTCCACGGTGTCGCTGATCGGGCTGGTCCTCCAGCTCACCCCCGCGCTGTTCTTCCTGGACGGGATCCGGCTCACCGACGGCGGCACCTGGTTCACGATGGCCTGGGTGGTGCCGCTCGGGCTGGTGGCGACGCTGCCGCTGGGCGCGGTGATCGGCTCGCTGATCGAGAACCCGCGCAACATGGGCCTGGTGGTGCTGCCGATCTTCGGCCTCATCGCGCTCTCCGGCATCTTCTATCCGATCAACGGCTACCCGGGCTGGCTCCAGGCCGTCGCGCAGGCGTTCCCGATCTACTGGCTAGGGTTGGGGATGCGCTCCGCGCTGCTGCCCGACGGCATGGCCGCCGTCGAGCTGGGCGGGTCCTGGCGGCACCTGGAAACGTTCGGCGTGCTGGGCCTCTGGGCCGTGCTCGGGCTGACCCTGGCCCCGGTCGTGCTGCGCCGGATGGCCCGCCGCGAGTCCGGTTCCCGGGTCGCGGCCCGCCGCGAGAAGGCCATGCAGCGGGTGGTGTGA
- a CDS encoding ABC transporter ATP-binding protein has protein sequence MTAVELPGVAPTPHPPDEDLVLDVRDLRMRYGTVDVLHGVDFTARRGEVLALLGPNGAGKTTTIEVLEGFRMRSAGEVRVLGVDPGRGDERWRARMGVVLQSWRDHGKWRVRDVLANLSDFYAPYSTDRIRRPWPVEELLDTVGLTAHAGKRVQRLSGGQRRRLDVAVGIVGRPELLFLDEPTVGFDPAARREFHELVHRLADLDETTILLTTHDLDEAEKLADRILILAGGRIIADGSPDELARRVGTDAEIRWTRDGERFVHVAADVTGFVRDLLREHGDDVQELEIRRASLEDAYMALVYEEESGVRAGTAAASVWRQGSQP, from the coding sequence ATGACTGCGGTCGAACTACCGGGAGTCGCCCCGACTCCCCACCCGCCCGACGAGGATCTGGTCCTCGACGTCCGCGACCTCCGCATGCGATACGGCACCGTCGATGTGCTGCACGGGGTCGACTTCACCGCCCGGCGCGGCGAGGTGCTCGCCCTGCTCGGACCCAACGGCGCCGGCAAGACCACCACGATCGAGGTCCTGGAGGGCTTCCGGATGCGCTCGGCGGGGGAGGTCCGCGTCCTGGGCGTAGACCCCGGTCGGGGCGACGAGCGCTGGCGTGCCCGGATGGGCGTGGTGCTCCAGTCCTGGCGGGATCACGGCAAGTGGCGGGTCCGGGACGTGCTGGCCAACCTCAGCGACTTCTACGCCCCGTATTCCACCGACCGGATCCGCCGGCCCTGGCCGGTCGAGGAGCTGCTGGACACCGTGGGCCTCACCGCGCACGCGGGCAAGCGGGTGCAGCGGCTCTCCGGCGGCCAGCGCCGCCGGCTCGACGTGGCGGTCGGCATCGTGGGTCGTCCGGAGTTGCTCTTCCTGGACGAGCCGACGGTCGGGTTCGACCCGGCCGCCCGGCGCGAGTTCCACGAGCTGGTGCACCGCCTCGCCGACCTGGACGAGACCACCATCCTGCTCACCACGCACGACCTGGACGAGGCGGAGAAGCTGGCCGACCGGATCCTCATCCTGGCCGGTGGCCGGATCATCGCCGACGGTTCGCCCGACGAACTGGCCCGGCGGGTCGGCACGGACGCGGAGATCCGGTGGACCCGGGACGGCGAGCGCTTCGTGCACGTCGCGGCCGACGTCACCGGCTTCGTCCGCGACCTGCTGCGCGAGCACGGCGACGACGTTCAGGAGCTGGAGATCCGCCGGGCCAGCCTGGAGGACGCGTACATGGCACTGGTCTACGAAGAGGAATCCGGGGTCCGGGCCGGCACGGCGGCGGCCTCGGTGTGGCGGCAGGGGAGCCAGCCATGA
- a CDS encoding siderophore-interacting protein, with amino-acid sequence MTERPKKVTAATVVRTERPTPHLIRLVLGGEELAGLPVGAYTDHYVKLLFPPAGVVYPYPTDLATIKREFPAEQWPRLRAYTVRAWDATAGELTIDVVHHGDEGLAGPWAARLSPGDRVFFTGPGGAYAPDPAADWHLLAGDESALPAISAALERLPAGARALVFVEIDDPADELPLASPGEVELRWLHRAGRPVGDALVEAVRALDFPSGRVHAFVHGEAGFVKELRRLLRVERGVPREALSISGYWRRGLDDEGWRSTKPAWNAQVEADESTALPA; translated from the coding sequence ATGACGGAGCGCCCGAAGAAGGTCACCGCCGCCACGGTCGTGCGGACCGAGCGGCCCACCCCGCATCTGATCCGGCTGGTGCTCGGCGGCGAGGAGCTGGCCGGCCTGCCGGTGGGCGCGTACACCGACCACTACGTGAAGCTCCTCTTCCCGCCGGCCGGAGTGGTCTACCCGTACCCCACCGACCTGGCCACCATCAAGCGCGAGTTCCCGGCCGAGCAGTGGCCGCGGCTGCGGGCGTACACGGTGCGGGCCTGGGACGCGACGGCGGGTGAGCTGACCATCGACGTGGTGCACCACGGCGACGAGGGGCTGGCCGGGCCCTGGGCGGCCAGGCTGAGCCCCGGCGACCGGGTGTTCTTCACCGGCCCCGGCGGGGCGTACGCGCCCGACCCGGCGGCCGACTGGCACCTGCTGGCCGGTGACGAGAGCGCCCTGCCGGCGATCTCCGCCGCCCTGGAGCGGTTGCCGGCCGGCGCGCGGGCGCTGGTCTTCGTGGAGATCGACGACCCGGCCGACGAGCTGCCGCTGGCCAGCCCGGGCGAGGTCGAGCTGCGCTGGCTGCACCGGGCCGGCCGCCCGGTGGGCGACGCGCTGGTCGAGGCGGTCCGGGCGCTGGACTTCCCGTCCGGGCGGGTGCACGCCTTCGTCCACGGCGAGGCCGGCTTCGTCAAGGAGCTGCGCCGGCTGCTGCGGGTCGAGCGCGGGGTGCCGCGGGAGGCGCTGTCCATCTCCGGCTACTGGCGGCGCGGGCTGGACGACGAGGGCTGGCGCTCGACCAAGCCCGCCTGGAACGCCCAGGTCGAGGCCGACGAATCCACCGCCCTCCCCGCCTGA
- a CDS encoding deoxyguanosinetriphosphate triphosphohydrolase produces MDHAPPDVVDDAARLVVEAPKDTGYGRSPYERDRARVLHSAAFRRLAAKTQVHTAGTDDFLRTRLTHSLEVAQVAREMGARLGCDPDVVDTAGLAHDLGHPPFGHNGEDALDALAADCGGFEGNAQTLRVLTRLEAKVLAPDGRSVGLNLTRASLDAVSKYPWERRPGRRKFGVYADDRPVFDWLRAGSPPGGRRCLEAQVMDWADDVAYSVHDVEDGIHGGYVSLRPLLADAAERRALCADVAAAYSGEAPEDLHEVLVELLAEPVLAPLAAYDGSHRALAALKATTSVLTGRFVATVVAATQERHGPGPHRRYAADLVVPRRIRAQCALLKGIALRYVMRRPGAGTRYAQQRQILAELVAVLVDRAPDVLDPVFAPLWRDASDDAARRRVVIDQVASLTDPAALAWHVRLVRTP; encoded by the coding sequence ATTGATCACGCGCCGCCGGACGTCGTTGACGACGCGGCGCGGCTGGTCGTCGAGGCGCCCAAGGACACCGGGTACGGGCGGTCGCCGTACGAGCGGGACCGGGCGCGGGTGCTGCACTCGGCGGCGTTCCGCCGGCTCGCCGCCAAGACCCAGGTGCACACCGCCGGCACCGACGACTTCCTGCGTACCCGGCTGACCCACTCGCTGGAGGTGGCGCAGGTCGCCCGGGAGATGGGGGCCCGGCTGGGCTGCGACCCGGACGTGGTGGACACCGCCGGGCTGGCGCACGACCTCGGGCACCCGCCGTTCGGGCACAACGGCGAGGACGCCCTGGACGCCCTCGCCGCCGACTGCGGCGGCTTCGAGGGCAACGCCCAGACGCTGCGGGTGCTGACCCGGCTGGAGGCCAAGGTGCTCGCCCCGGACGGCCGCTCGGTCGGGCTCAACCTGACCCGGGCCTCGCTCGACGCGGTCAGCAAGTACCCCTGGGAGCGCCGCCCCGGCCGGCGCAAGTTCGGCGTGTACGCCGACGACCGCCCGGTCTTCGACTGGTTGCGCGCCGGCTCACCGCCCGGCGGCCGGCGCTGCCTGGAGGCGCAGGTGATGGACTGGGCCGACGACGTGGCGTACTCGGTGCACGACGTGGAGGACGGCATCCACGGCGGGTACGTCAGCCTGCGCCCGCTGCTGGCCGACGCCGCGGAACGGCGGGCGCTCTGCGCGGACGTGGCGGCGGCGTACTCCGGGGAGGCTCCGGAGGACCTGCACGAGGTGCTGGTCGAACTGCTCGCCGAGCCGGTGCTCGCCCCGCTCGCCGCGTACGACGGCAGCCACCGGGCCCTCGCCGCGTTGAAGGCGACCACCAGCGTGCTCACCGGCCGCTTCGTCGCCACCGTGGTGGCCGCCACCCAGGAGCGGCACGGCCCCGGGCCGCACCGCCGCTACGCCGCCGATCTGGTGGTGCCCCGCCGGATCCGGGCGCAGTGCGCGCTGCTCAAGGGCATCGCGCTGCGCTACGTCATGCGCCGCCCCGGCGCCGGCACCCGGTACGCGCAGCAGCGGCAGATCCTCGCCGAGCTGGTCGCCGTGCTGGTCGACCGGGCGCCGGACGTACTCGACCCGGTCTTCGCGCCGCTGTGGCGGGACGCGTCGGACGACGCCGCGCGACGGCGGGTGGTGATCGACCAGGTGGCCTCGCTCACCGACCCCGCCGCCCTGGCCTGGCACGTCCGCCTGGTCCGCACCCCCTGA
- a CDS encoding VOC family protein, with protein sequence MTSVWENLTIDAHDPSRLADWWAEALGYQVISDKPDEVEIRRSPGELPGIVFVPATTPKEGKNRLHLDLRPADREAEVERLVDMGARHVDVGQGEVGWTVLADPEGNEFCVLREREE encoded by the coding sequence ATGACCAGCGTCTGGGAGAACCTGACCATCGACGCCCATGACCCGTCCCGGCTCGCCGACTGGTGGGCCGAGGCGCTCGGGTACCAGGTGATCAGCGACAAGCCGGACGAGGTGGAGATCCGCCGCTCGCCCGGCGAACTGCCCGGCATCGTCTTCGTCCCGGCCACCACGCCCAAGGAGGGCAAGAACCGGCTGCACCTCGACCTGCGCCCGGCCGACCGGGAGGCCGAGGTGGAGCGCCTGGTCGACATGGGCGCGCGGCACGTCGACGTCGGCCAGGGCGAGGTCGGGTGGACGGTGCTGGCCGACCCGGAGGGCAACGAGTTCTGCGTGCTCCGTGAGCGCGAGGAGTGA
- the ppdK gene encoding pyruvate, phosphate dikinase, whose protein sequence is MAAQQTVDNKYVYDFAEGNKDLKDLLGGKGANLAEMTNLGLPVPPGFTITTEACKAYLATGREPDGLAEQIEAHLESLERGMGRKLGDPDDPLLVSVRSGAKFSMPGMMETVLNVGLNDRSVVGLSRQAGGGTDSAASGGADRFAWDSYRRLIQMFGKTVCEVPGEEFEHAIDEAKRAKGTHNDLDLDADDLRGLVDAYKKIFAKHTGREFPQEPREQLDLAIRAVFESWNAERAVVYRRQERIPADLGTAVNVVAMVFGNLGPDSGTGVAFTRDPASGAQGIYGDYLANAQGEDVVAGIRNTVPLQELERIDKTSYDELLGYMARLEEHYKDLCDIEFTIERGKLWMLQTRVGKRTAAAAFVIAGQLVDEGLIDLDEALHRVNGAQLAQLMFPRFQLDHDFEPVARGIGASPGAAVGKVVFSSGRAVELAAEGEPVILVRRETNPDDLNGMIAAKGILTSRGGKTSHAAVVARGMGKTCVSGADELDVNVPAKKFTVGGHTVGEGDIVSIDGTTGKVYLGEVPVMPSEVVQYFEGTLDPEQTDHPLVRAVHRIMSHADAMRRLRVRTNADTGADAARARRFGAEGIGLCRTEHMFLGDRRELVERLILAATDAEREDSLAALLPLQRADFIEIFRAMDGLPVTVRLIDPPLHEFLPPLEQLAVDVAVAQERGEDVAKEEALLAAVRRMHEENPMLGLRGVRLGLVIPGLFAMQVRAIAEAAVEVVRTGGSACPEIMVPLVGAVQELETVRAEAEKIIAEVVGDSGVEVLIGTMIEVPRAALTAGQIAEAAQFFSFGTNDLTQMAWGFSRDDVEGAFFWRYLELGIFGISPFESIDREGVGRLVRIAAEEGRAARPGLKLGVCGEHGGDPDSVHFFHEVGLDYVSCSPFRVPVARLEAGRATVVTTGSDSR, encoded by the coding sequence GTGGCAGCGCAACAGACGGTGGACAACAAGTACGTCTACGACTTCGCCGAGGGCAACAAGGACCTCAAGGACCTGCTCGGCGGCAAGGGAGCCAACCTCGCCGAGATGACGAACCTCGGCCTGCCGGTCCCGCCCGGCTTCACCATCACCACCGAGGCGTGCAAGGCGTACCTGGCGACCGGCCGGGAGCCGGACGGGCTCGCCGAGCAGATCGAGGCGCACCTGGAGTCCCTGGAGCGCGGCATGGGCCGCAAGCTGGGTGACCCGGACGACCCGCTGCTGGTGTCGGTCCGCTCGGGCGCCAAGTTCTCCATGCCCGGCATGATGGAGACCGTTCTCAACGTCGGCCTCAACGACCGGAGTGTGGTCGGGCTGAGCAGGCAGGCCGGCGGCGGAACCGACTCGGCCGCCTCCGGCGGCGCAGACCGGTTCGCCTGGGACTCGTACCGGCGGCTGATCCAGATGTTCGGCAAGACCGTCTGCGAGGTGCCGGGCGAGGAGTTCGAGCACGCCATCGACGAGGCCAAGCGGGCCAAGGGTACGCACAACGACCTCGACCTGGACGCGGACGACCTGCGTGGGCTGGTCGACGCGTACAAGAAGATCTTCGCCAAGCACACCGGGCGGGAGTTCCCGCAGGAGCCGCGCGAGCAGCTCGACCTGGCCATCCGCGCGGTCTTCGAGTCGTGGAACGCCGAGCGCGCGGTGGTCTACCGCCGGCAGGAACGTATCCCGGCCGACCTGGGCACCGCGGTCAACGTGGTGGCCATGGTCTTCGGCAACCTCGGCCCGGACTCCGGCACCGGCGTGGCCTTCACCCGCGACCCGGCCAGCGGCGCGCAGGGCATCTACGGCGACTACCTGGCCAACGCCCAGGGCGAGGACGTGGTCGCCGGCATCCGCAACACCGTGCCGTTGCAGGAGCTGGAGCGGATCGACAAGACCTCCTACGACGAGCTGCTCGGCTACATGGCCCGGCTGGAGGAGCACTACAAGGACCTCTGCGACATCGAGTTCACCATCGAGCGCGGCAAGCTATGGATGCTCCAGACCCGGGTGGGCAAGCGGACCGCCGCCGCCGCGTTCGTCATCGCCGGACAGCTCGTCGACGAGGGGCTGATCGATCTGGACGAGGCGCTGCACCGGGTCAACGGCGCGCAGCTCGCCCAGCTGATGTTCCCCCGGTTCCAGCTGGACCACGACTTCGAGCCGGTGGCCAGGGGCATCGGCGCCTCGCCGGGCGCGGCCGTCGGCAAGGTGGTCTTCAGCTCGGGCCGGGCGGTCGAGCTGGCCGCCGAGGGGGAGCCGGTGATCCTGGTCCGCCGGGAGACCAACCCGGACGACCTGAACGGCATGATCGCGGCGAAGGGCATCCTCACCTCGCGCGGCGGCAAGACCAGCCACGCCGCCGTGGTGGCCCGGGGCATGGGCAAGACCTGTGTCTCCGGCGCCGACGAGCTGGACGTGAACGTGCCGGCGAAGAAGTTCACCGTCGGCGGGCACACCGTCGGAGAGGGCGACATCGTCTCCATCGACGGCACCACCGGCAAGGTCTACCTCGGTGAGGTGCCGGTCATGCCGTCCGAGGTGGTGCAGTACTTCGAGGGCACCCTCGACCCGGAGCAGACCGACCACCCGCTGGTACGGGCCGTACACCGGATCATGAGCCACGCCGACGCCATGCGGCGGCTGCGGGTCCGGACGAACGCCGACACCGGCGCGGACGCGGCGCGGGCGCGGCGCTTCGGCGCCGAGGGCATCGGCCTGTGCCGCACCGAGCACATGTTCCTCGGCGACCGGCGGGAGCTGGTCGAGCGGCTCATCCTCGCCGCCACCGACGCCGAGCGGGAGGACTCGCTCGCCGCGCTGCTGCCGCTCCAGCGGGCCGACTTCATCGAGATCTTCCGCGCGATGGACGGCCTGCCGGTCACCGTACGGCTGATCGACCCGCCGCTGCACGAGTTCCTGCCCCCGCTGGAGCAGCTCGCGGTCGACGTGGCCGTCGCGCAGGAGCGCGGCGAGGACGTGGCCAAGGAGGAGGCGCTGCTCGCCGCCGTCCGGCGGATGCACGAGGAGAACCCCATGCTCGGCCTGCGCGGCGTCCGGCTCGGCCTGGTCATCCCCGGCCTGTTCGCGATGCAGGTCCGGGCGATCGCGGAGGCCGCCGTCGAGGTCGTCCGGACCGGCGGGTCGGCCTGCCCGGAGATCATGGTCCCGCTGGTCGGCGCGGTGCAGGAGCTGGAGACGGTACGCGCCGAGGCCGAGAAGATCATCGCCGAGGTGGTCGGGGACAGCGGCGTCGAGGTGCTGATCGGCACGATGATCGAGGTGCCCCGGGCGGCGCTGACCGCCGGGCAGATCGCCGAGGCGGCCCAGTTCTTCTCCTTCGGCACCAACGACCTGACCCAGATGGCCTGGGGTTTCTCCCGTGACGACGTCGAGGGCGCGTTCTTCTGGCGCTACCTGGAGCTGGGCATCTTCGGCATCTCGCCGTTCGAGTCGATCGACCGGGAGGGCGTCGGCCGGCTGGTCCGGATCGCCGCCGAGGAGGGCCGGGCCGCCCGGCCGGGGCTGAAGCTCGGCGTCTGCGGCGAGCACGGCGGGGACCCCGACTCGGTGCACTTCTTCCACGAGGTCGGGCTCGACTACGTGTCCTGCTCGCCGTTCCGGGTGCCGGTGGCCCGGCTGGAGGCCGGGCGGGCGACGGTGGTGACCACCGGCTCCGACTCCCGCTGA
- a CDS encoding beta-N-acetylhexosaminidase — translation MHPGAVVVPTTPAASPETGPEPRDRVDVAPRQPTAAELARAATQAAGDLLAPPAPVRLADVVPAPERATPDPAADFTLPEDAVIRVDADPDARAVAEHLAELLRPATGYPVPVTDAADAESGGPLALTLSGTETRTDPARGLPGDDAPGDEGYRLDVTRAEVRITADTAAGLFHGVQTLRQLLPAAVESATAVTERWVVPGGTIVDRPRYAYRGAMLDVARHFFPVEDVLRVIDHLARYKLNHLHLHLTDDQGWRIAVESWPRLATVGGATEVGGGPGGHYTAADYRRIVRHAARRHVTVVPEIDLPGHTNAALVAYPELAPGKIAPPPYTGTEVGFSYVDPADERTYEFVADVLGEVAALTPGPWLHLGGDEAFKVPADTYRGFVERAQALVAATGKTVVGWHQLAPAGHADGRVLQWWGTNGEDPETADAVRRGARLILSPGNRVYLDMKYAPESPIGHDWAGLIDVRRAYDWDPGTHLTGVPAEAVLGVEAPLWTETVTTLAEVEFMLFPRLPAVAELGWSPRSTHDWAAFRKRLAGHGPRWATAGITFHPSPEVPWPTGDGTHAATRIPAQRPDPDAADTPAH, via the coding sequence ATACACCCCGGAGCCGTCGTCGTGCCGACCACCCCCGCCGCTTCGCCCGAGACCGGTCCCGAACCGCGGGACCGGGTCGACGTCGCCCCCCGGCAGCCGACCGCCGCCGAGCTGGCCCGGGCCGCCACCCAGGCGGCCGGCGACCTGCTCGCCCCGCCCGCGCCGGTGCGGCTGGCCGACGTGGTGCCCGCCCCCGAGCGGGCCACGCCCGACCCGGCGGCCGACTTCACGCTGCCCGAGGACGCGGTGATCCGGGTCGACGCCGACCCGGACGCCCGGGCCGTCGCCGAGCACCTCGCCGAGCTGCTCCGCCCGGCGACCGGCTACCCGGTCCCGGTCACCGACGCCGCCGACGCCGAGTCGGGCGGGCCGCTGGCGCTCACCCTCTCCGGCACGGAAACGCGCACCGACCCGGCCCGGGGCCTCCCCGGCGACGACGCGCCGGGCGACGAGGGCTACCGCCTCGACGTCACCCGGGCCGAGGTCCGGATCACCGCGGACACCGCTGCCGGGCTGTTCCACGGGGTGCAGACGCTACGGCAGCTCCTGCCGGCGGCGGTGGAGAGCGCCACGGCGGTCACCGAACGCTGGGTGGTGCCGGGCGGCACCATCGTCGACCGCCCGCGGTACGCGTACCGGGGGGCGATGCTCGACGTGGCGCGGCACTTCTTCCCGGTCGAGGACGTGCTGCGGGTGATCGACCACCTGGCCCGCTACAAGCTCAACCACCTGCACCTGCACCTCACCGACGACCAGGGCTGGCGGATCGCCGTCGAGTCGTGGCCCCGGCTGGCCACCGTCGGCGGGGCAACCGAGGTCGGCGGCGGACCCGGCGGCCACTACACCGCCGCCGACTACCGGCGGATCGTCCGACACGCCGCCCGTCGACACGTCACCGTCGTACCCGAGATCGACCTGCCGGGCCACACCAACGCGGCGCTGGTCGCGTACCCCGAGCTGGCGCCGGGCAAGATCGCGCCGCCGCCGTACACCGGCACCGAGGTCGGGTTCAGCTACGTCGACCCCGCCGACGAGCGGACGTACGAGTTCGTCGCCGACGTGCTCGGCGAGGTGGCCGCGCTCACCCCCGGCCCGTGGCTGCACCTCGGCGGCGACGAGGCGTTCAAGGTGCCGGCCGACACCTACCGCGGCTTCGTCGAACGGGCCCAGGCGCTGGTGGCGGCGACCGGGAAGACCGTGGTCGGCTGGCACCAGCTCGCCCCGGCCGGGCACGCCGACGGGCGGGTGCTGCAATGGTGGGGCACCAACGGCGAGGACCCGGAGACCGCCGACGCGGTACGCCGGGGCGCCCGCCTGATCCTCTCCCCCGGCAACCGCGTCTACCTGGACATGAAGTACGCCCCGGAGAGCCCGATCGGGCATGACTGGGCCGGACTGATCGACGTGCGGCGGGCGTACGACTGGGATCCGGGGACGCACCTGACCGGCGTACCGGCCGAGGCCGTGCTCGGGGTGGAGGCACCGCTCTGGACCGAGACCGTCACCACGCTGGCCGAGGTGGAGTTCATGCTCTTCCCGCGCCTGCCCGCCGTCGCCGAGCTGGGCTGGTCGCCCCGGTCGACGCACGACTGGGCCGCCTTCCGCAAGCGACTGGCCGGGCACGGCCCACGCTGGGCCACCGCCGGGATCACCTTCCATCCGTCGCCCGAGGTCCCCTGGCCGACGGGGGACGGTACGCACGCCGCGACGCGCATCCCGGCGCAACGGCCCGATCCGGACGCCGCGGACACCCCCGCCCACTGA